The genomic DNA tctactaggtatagagattgatacatttgtagcagtaGGATTCGTAccatattttcctaagaaaacggtaatctaagcaataatacccTCTGGTTTGAAGGAtctcttttgttcaaacatacgctGACAGTTAGCGAGTTTttcgtgatttgctcttcgggaaccatcctATTTTGCttttgacagtgaaaaaaatagttattatgtaacagttgaaaaatgtcactttctttgttatTTCTGCATCAAAACCTTCTAAAATATTATTTACTTAGGCCATGGGCACCCcctgggggtggggtgggggtgggggtggctactccccttatttgagtgtACGTATATGTGCCATACTTTGGGGtgcattttctagccctttggtctaaaatggggtctagtttttcgagctgaagagtctaaaatggggtccacgtTCCGTTATTTTCGATTTTGATTGGTCttaaatgtggtccattgtacTTTTAACCAAATAATAACTGCCATTACttgtcccaaaatgttgcctcctaaggaaaatgtatttaggtctaaactttcatcgttttaaaacctgtaatggtcaaaaattgatttttggtcaaagtgggtctaaaatggggcctggggtttccagcactgaccacacacccctaccagagatGGCCACAGGGTTAAAGTAATCAAATCTACAAAAGTAAaatcattcaatttatttaaaTCCTGAATCCTGAGCACATTCGAAGAACACTGGAATAAGTATTGTCatcacaataacaaacatattattGTTAGcatacattgaactgtacatgtatctcagtATCAAGCTCATTACTTTGCAATATTTTCCAAGCCAAAGGTACTTTCATTATCACATATTCTGTACTTGTGATATCTTGGGCGAGCTCAGGATATAATAGCCATTAGCAATCCATTTATCGATTAGTCTAGCTGTCCACAGCACTGAAGCTGTCGACTGTGCAATCTCTTGTAGTGGATGAGAGCTAGCACACTCACAGCTTCAGCACTGTGGACACTGAGTCTAAGTCAGGGATTGCAAAGGGCTTTTATCCTCAACTTGCCTCTTACATCGATGCATACACATTACTATTTgcatttgcactgcagtgtaataaCATAAACATTACTGCATAActaacatgtatgcaaatgagaatgaacatgcaaattgttcatttaCATGAAGTCACATGAACACAGAATTGTTGTGAACACAGTACTATTAAATTTGCTGTTTCAAGTAAACATGTGGAATAATAACAGAGCCCCATGCTGCATGAGTGCCAGTGTAGGTATTTAATCATTCTATGCTGTTTTTCACTACACATTCACTAGCTTAGctcatgaaaatacatgtacagaaaataCTACAAGCAAAGTGTAAATACACTATACCCACACTTGCATGAGGTTCTGTCATCATGTGTTTACCAAATACATTGATTTAGAATCACACTAGTGTCTTGGGTCCTGTGTGTTCTTACAGCTTGCCAATCCTGCTAGCCCCTCACACACTTTCAGGCTTGGTAATACTGGTTTTGCCAGAACAGTTTGAAAATGCCAGCATGATCGTGAATGCCAAATTTAAAATCTTATTATACAGTTTGATGTGTAACTAGATGTTTTTGTGGACAATTCTCTCTACGTATCTgagaaaagtgaaaaaaataccCTGATGTGTGGAAGATATATTAAAAGGCAACCAAGTTTAGAAAACAATagaatacaatcttgtacaatAGTGTATCATAACTTTCTTTGCACTATTTAGCTAAATTGTAAACATTGACCACACAAAATTACACTTTTGATTACATGTCATGAATGAAAAGGAGACGAGTTCTTCCAGGTCGTTTTTAGCATGGCCACTCAAATTAgtatttttgtttacatgtttgatatAAAGCAAAATCCAATCAGATCAGTTATCAAAGGTTGGCCACTCAAATTAGCATTTTTGTTACATGACTGAAATACACCAAAATTTACAATCAGTGATTAAAGAAATGTTGGCCActcaaattgacatttttgttacatGACTGAAATACAGCAAAATTTACAATCAGTGATTAAAGAAATATTGGCCACTCAAATTAGCATTTTTGTTACATGACTGAAATACAGCAACATTTATAATCGGTGATTAAAGAAAGGTTGGCCActcaaattgacatttttgttacatGACTGAAATACAGCAACATTTACAATCTGTGCTTAAAGAAAGGTTGGCCACTCAAATTAGCATTTTTGTTACATGACTGAAATATAGCAAAATTTACAATCTGTGATTAAAGAAAGATTGGCCActcaaattgacatttttgtttgcaTGACTAAAGTAAGCAAAATTGATTGATGTCAGTGTTTAAAGGGTTGACTACTATGTAATATCAAGATTGTTAGGGTGAACATTTCTTCATGCAAATGTCTACCATtatcttaaagtggcacaatctgagtttataaaccttttgTAGTCAACTGAAAAGACTTACATAAAACCaaagattaaaatattatagtatagtattatcattgatgcatgtcttctatgacattacaaatgtcttctggcattgttagaatagCTGACTGTATAGTATGGATTCCTCCACatttttgatacatgtacaaaattacaacataggattgtgtatatgttatatctggataccaggtttgagttcagtcaattgcaagtgatggttaagtatacattatgtaagGAGAATACTACGAGTGATTTTAAAAACGCAGTATAAATCTCACCCGAagacgtataaactcagcttgtgcccctttaatggaATGTTATTCACTAAAATTCAATTAATCTGAACATTCACAAAAACATACCCATAAAATTGTTTACAGTACTGAACTATGGTTCTCTAGTGAGGGGCTCTCCAGTGCAGGTAATAAAGTCATTTTTTTGGTGACTCCCATGAGATAATGTATGCCCATGATGTCAAGTACCTTCATTGAACAATGAATGCGAAATAATTTTCAACTCCTTCTTGGTTATCACACAttatgtaagtgatgtaaaatcatgaaatggcttTCCAGACCCTAAAGTCTACgaagatgtctttatttcctgcagTGACATTCCCCTTTAAAGTATTAACTTCATTAACATTACAAAGTCTTGAAAATTAGTGAAAGGTATTTTTCAGTTTTGCCAGTACATCCTAAAAACAGTTAATATTGAGTTGTTTGAAAACTTCATCATACTGGAAATAATCCTCTGGTAAAACTAAAGAGGtgaattttcttcaaaacttaTTTCAACGCTACAAAGAAAGTACTGTGTACCTAACTACAACCTTAGTCCTATATCATAACTCTCCAGAGAAgatgtacccccccccccccagtcctctaaatactttatttctgtgtgatTAGAAAGACAATGACATAAAAATCAAACCTGTATTTAGTGTTAATAAAGGAGAAACTTGCATAGCTATTTTTAATTACTGAATACTAAATTCTCatagttttgttttctaaaaactGCATTGAAATCCGCAACTAAGGTCTTAGGAGAACCCTCACTGAaattaaatttaattaaatCTCTAAATGGTATGCCATATTCTGattatttgaaaaacaaaagatttcgtagtttggccactaggagtgctgttcacacaCCATTTTGGAGCTGGAGGTGAGGAACAGAATACCGTAGTTGAGCAGAGTGTACAGACAGCAGACATGAAGTTACCGTTCATTTCTGTGTTGTTCTCACAGTACTGTTTTATCAGCCAATACCAGTAATAAAAACATGACAGTAATGATATTTTAAGAActcaaaaatgtaatttacacatattttgttcaCAGCTTCATCATGACCAAATTTTAGCCCTCAATTTGTAAAATCTGACACACGACCTTGTGATCCTTGCTTTCAAAATGGCAAGAAATTCAACAAccagaatatggcatattgCATTGAAACCCAGAACTAAGGCACCACTAAGGTGGAAGGAGAATCAACTCAGAGTCCGTTGAAATCGAATTTGACACATCTCTATAAATCACATGGCTGCAAAActtataaactgaaattttagTTTTTCTTGACTTTCTTTGGGTGATGAGAATGGTGATGAGAATGTTGAATTATGTCTCTTCCAGAATTAGCTAGAATCTGCCAGTAGTAAAACATCCCAATCAGTGAGAAGGCTGTCACTACCACTGTATATTCAGCATGGTTTGGAAAAGCGTTGCCACAGATAGTATACCATTCAAGCCCATCCTACAAGAAGAAGATAACACTAAATATTAGTAATATGTACCAGTCATGACTTGCATCAGTGAGTGTTCATACTTGTGgtatttcactgcagtgcaataccaaaaacattatacctatatgcaaatgatgacaCGGTCGTTCCTTGTACACACAAGAGTGAGATCACACACTATAATTTgatgtttcagataaacatttgtaataaaaacataatcccatgccatgtgagttccagtatgggtactcagggatatttgcactcaagcttgcagtgttttctgctgcactttcactcactatgcttgtgaaagtatggccacacagaacactgcaagcactcatgcaaataccccgagtacgcAATACTTGCATTCgtacattatatcatatcatatcatatcatatcatattatgtcatatatgatatgatatgatatgatatgatatggtatcatatatcatatatcatatatcatatcatatcatatcatatcatatcatatcatatcatatcatatcatatcaagtGAGGATCAAAGATTGATATTGTCTGGATCACTGTTAGGAGAATGATCTACACAGCCTATCAaaaatctgtcaccatgttctAGTTCAATGTCACACCATACACTCTCAATAAAATTTGTAAACTCCTGGTCATTACTATGGACAGCTCTCCATTTCTTCTTAACATAGATAGCAACACCTCGTTTCACTGAGTCTATATTACTAAAAATATCATATCCATCATTGCTACCTCAGCAGTATGTAGTGGTGTCCTAGACGATTTAGGTGCAACTTCTGTCAGATGGATTATATCAGGTGTATTCATCTCAATAATGAACAACATTTCAGCACACTTATTCAATAAATTatcaacatttatatatattaccagtgttggtacatgtactagggGGTATTTGCACATGTGCCTGTGTTGTTTTCTATTGTCTTAGTTGTGACAGAGAACAcggcaagcacttgtgcaaatgaCCAGATTAGAACACACTTGCATTGGCAtggcattacatgtatgttctgtTCCATAATACTGATATAAAATTGCCAAGTTTCATCACTTGGTGCAAACCAAACATGCACATGAATTCCTTGTTCTAAATTAAGTTaaaaaccagagctgttatttcttctgtgaCACTTCATCATAAAAGACgttgtggtttacgacaatgagTAATGAGTAGTTCTACTTTTTCAAAGGCTACTTTTCTACCACATAGATAAGCTTTGATATATGACaacacatcgtcgtaaaccacagcctttTTTACAGCACCATTCAAGAAGTATCGccaataacagctctggtttgcaagaatgatgACAACACTGATGATAACATTTGTGGTTTATGTGtgacaacaataaatatatgatatCTGATTGTCTTACCTGAGGTGGTTTACCATCCTTTAAGCAGTGCCAGTCAAAATAACCTTCATCATAATCAGTTTTACATAGGTAAGTTTTCTTTGAGAGGACCTGCAATAGAAATGGACAATAGTTACTAGGATTCAAATATTTATGGTGAAAATTGAAACTTACTTCCATGTATCAAATTTATAAGGATGTGGCTTATAGCCATTGGAGcattaatccatccatccagacaaacacacataaacacataaacacataaacacataaacatacatacacacaatgtacatacatacatacatacatacacacatacacacaatgtacatacatacatacatacatacatacatacacacatacacacaatgtacatacatacatacatacatacatacatacatacatacatacatacatacatacatacatacatacatacatacatacatacatacatgcatacatacatacatacatacacacacacaatgtacatatgtacatacatacatacatacatacatacatacatacatacacacacacacacacacacacacacacatacatacatacatacatacatacatacatacatacatacatacatacatacatacatacatacatacatctattcGATCAAAATAAAAGTCAGTCAAAACTACCCATCTTTTATTTTCTACAATTTTATGGTATCATGACAGCACAGAGTACAACTGTACCATTCAGAGCAGCAAACTTAAAAGGCTGTTtcaaattaggattaaaatataTGACTGCGTGAAAACAAGtttcagtaaacaggttcatattCATAAGGTTAGAACTTCAATACTACAGTAGTGTTCTTTGAACAGTAATTTATCGTCAGTTTGTCCTGAGGAAGGCAACAGTCACATTGCCGAAACATAGACAAGAACAaaagtaacttggttgtgtATGAAAGAATGTTACTTGGCAGAGCGATATAAGAAGTTAAGGTAgtcttgaacaaaagaatgtTCATATGTGATCCTTGTAGATCCGCTAATAAGATTACACttatgtgagaacctgggattgaaaccctggcctttaagcgAAGTACATAACAATTGATGAGAACAAAGGATGCTAAACTTAAAATCTAAAGATGTTTGTTTGTTCCTACCTGTCCAAAAGCTGTGATGACTGGAGATGTTGCGTTGCAGTCACCAGTTGGTTCATGTAATCCGAtagatttgatattttcaggCTTTGAATATACAGCCAGAAGAATGTACAAAACGAAATGTAGATATACAATAATTCCTATCTCATCCAACCAGTTCTTTTTGCCTGTCAAATAGATGTAGAAAAAACTCAAATGTAAACTCAGTCGCTACAATCCTAAGATGATAAgagacattttaaattttataaatgGCATATTTGTTACATAATACCAAAGTAAAgagttttctgtatgtaccacaattgtttatagtatccatatcaagtgtaaaagtatactgtttcatttgctaattgaccacattagaaaggccacatgctaggcttgtaaataaaccaattgaaatagtatacttttacacttgatatgaatgctataaatgagtgtagcacatagagaaagtccttcacttcagtgttaatcattgtaatatgaatgctataaatgagtgtagcacacatagaaagtgctttacttcagtgttgcTCATTGTAAGCAGCATACTTTTACACctgatgtgaatgctataaatgagagAAGCACAGAGAAAGtactttatttcagtgttactagttgtaatatgACTGCTATGAATGAGTGTACACAtatagaaaatgctttacttcagtgttactcattgtaaaaGTCCACATTTTGTACTATTAAAGAAACTATATTTCACAGAGACTTAATTTAAGTCAAGACTCAATTATGAAAACATATAATTTGAgatgtcattctgatgaggattatCAACCAGGAGAGATCAAAACGTAAACTTTCTTTACTATTAAAGTTCAACTAAGttatatataagttataacaaaGTAATTCTTTTGATTCAACTGATGAACATACCATCGTGACAGTGCAATAAGATCGTATCTTCTATACTACTATATTGCAGATGACTTTATTGCACTGATGCAGCCATACATGGTTAGTTTCTGAGACATTGtacaaataatgttttttttccccAGCAATTACAGATGCCCATTCAGTCAAAACTCTAAAAGCTGCTTCTGAACAGCACTTAATCCAAGTGGCAAAACTATATAATcgtttgtctttctgataatcAGAATATAGTGTCTAATAATACGTTGTCACTGACAACCAATCAGTGTAACCTGGTTTGAGTGTAAATGTGGGTGTATATATGGAAATAAGAGATGGGGATTCAGTTAAAAACTGAACACGTCAAATCATCACCACAACGGGAGAcacggtatatatatatagttagtaGGAAATACAACTCAGTGCTAATGTGTCTTGGTGTATTTCCTTTACATACCTTTGCCTTTCCTTGCATTTTCTGATGGGTTTCTATCAGCACTCCATACAGTACCAATATAGATAGCCACCAGTAACAGCACACAGACTTCAGTATGAATGTGAGCGTTGTCATGGAGTGAATGGTATAGAATAATAAACTGTATAGCACCCAGTGGGAAGGAAAATAAACCAGTGATGAGTGAACACAGGGTCTCCTTGAAGAATCTAAACAGAattgaaaatatgtatatttatcagCATTTCATAAAGAATCTAAACGGAATTGagaatatgtatattttatcagcATTTCATAAAGAATCTAAACGGAATTGagaatatgtatattttatcagcatttcatttcataacagAAACAGATTTAGAATTCAGCACATACGAGAACCAGTTGACAATACTACGAGTCGCTCAGAGACATGCAAACTTTTTGCGAAGGAATCTGAATAGTTCAGCGTAcaatgttggatgtgaagtatTCCTATGAATGTACTGCTCTGGGAGAGAGATCTGGTGTGGATGAGTTGGGATTACATTTCCCAAGACTCTCCTCTAGGGTGGTCTCATGGTATAGGCCCAGCaggagagtctgggtaaccaaggcTAACATTTCACCTGCGGTACTATAACTAGGAGTGTACACAATGATGAATCTTTCAGTAGTCTAGTCCAAGATTTCTACACATCGATATCCCATAATCTAACGTTGCCCTCAGTGGTGGTCATATTTGCATTAGCACAGAGTATATATCACATGTTTGCAACAAAGTGAATATTATGTCAGACAACTCTTGAGGGTTGATAACTAATTCAACAGAATACACCagctaaattttgaaatatatttcgTTAAATTATGGTTATCTACAGTTGTACCAAAAAGCTAgtagtgtatatatacacattcagTAGTTGTATATCAACCAGTGATCAGTGTTCCTGTACACGCCTTGCCAAAATTTGTTCTACTGATATAGATATTTCATCAAATAGAAATAGTTACTCAAATTCATATCATTTATGAACAAATCTGCCCTTCAATATATTCTTATCGTTTGCATTTGAACACTAAGGTCTTACGATAAAATCCAATATGAACCCCTATTGAGTGCAGCATTGACTTGAAAAGCTCAACCAGAAGTACTGACAATTGACTTTTTCAAAGCAATGTTGCATAGAAGCTTGCAGTGTAGTTCCTTACCCAGTACTCTCTGTTTTACTATCACTT from Glandiceps talaboti chromosome 22, keGlaTala1.1, whole genome shotgun sequence includes the following:
- the LOC144452325 gene encoding uncharacterized protein LOC144452325, which translates into the protein MDASTKDKLAEFQKWFVAFRDPIDIYKNHPSFLLGELVFYFFAALTFRHAWRHGGRYIYLWFAIVAHGLTTECISYFVPDIDNFWHAQSMIMLLGKRLPFHIIFAYPVFLYTAGVAVYRLKLPAWAEPFAHGLAVVAIDVPFDIMGIKLLWWSWHDTDPNIYDRHYWVPWTSYFFHMSFASSLNILIHGSRKLITGSDSKTESTGFFKETLCSLITGLFSFPLGAIQFIILYHSLHDNAHIHTEVCVLLLVAIYIGTVWSADRNPSENARKGKGKKNWLDEIGIIVYLHFVLYILLAVYSKPENIKSIGLHEPTGDCNATSPVITAFGQVLSKKTYLCKTDYDEGYFDWHCLKDGKPPQDGLEWYTICGNAFPNHAEYTVVVTAFSLIGMFYYWQILANSGRDIIQHSHHHSHHPKKVKKN